A window of the Lactuca sativa cultivar Salinas chromosome 7, Lsat_Salinas_v11, whole genome shotgun sequence genome harbors these coding sequences:
- the LOC111912821 gene encoding ethylene-responsive transcription factor ERF087, whose amino-acid sequence MMITAASKSTKTSTTDITKNTTTTTMKAVKPMMKKFVGVRQRPSGRWVAEIKDSSQKVRLWLGTYDTPEEAARAYDEAARALRGENARTNFAPLVNSVISDSLSESDSRRALSFSSLKARLSKNLQSIMARTTENNKSSPKSRVSDHFTFASIFNFKANYPPQNSVVADMEKLVQPSVIVPPQTVADHDGATCTYNSSWESSSVSADSSNEWVGFSSLQHGLDSDGSDTCEGSYFGDQMIGGWMSSPDISDGGSRSKRFKVSSSVMVPPKFSGQTTESGFPW is encoded by the coding sequence atgatgatcACTGCAGCATCCAAAAGTACGAAAACCTCAACCACCGATATTACGAAGAATACCACCACAACCACAATGAAAGCAGTGAAACCCATGATGAAAAAATTTGTTGGTGTCCGACAAAGGCCATCAGGGCGGTGGGTGGCTGAGATCAAAGACTCCTCTCAGAAGGTGAGGTTATGGCTTGGTACCTACGACACCCCTGAAGAAGCTGCTCGAGCCTATGATGAAGCTGCTCGGGCCTTGAGAGGTGAAAACGCAAGAACCAACTTTGCTCCTTTGGTTAATTCAGTAATATCCGATTCCTTATCAGAATCAGATTCAAGACGTGCGCTTAGCTTTTCTTCATTAAAAGCGAGGCTCAGCAAGAACTTACAAAGCATCATGGCAAGAACCACAGAGAATAATAAGTCGTCACCAAAAAGTAGGGTGAGTGATCATTTCACGTTTGCAAGTATATTCAATTTCAAGGCCAATTACCCACCCCAAAACAGCGTTGTTGCTGACATGGAGAAACTTGTGCAACCCAGTGTGATTGTGCCACCACAAACGGTGGCAGATCATGATGGTGCTACCTGCACCTATAACTCATCTTGGGAAAGCTCAAGTGTGTCGGCAGACAGCAGCAATGAGTGGGTGGGTTTCAGTAGTTTACAACATGGGTTGGATTCAGATGGGTCGGATACTTGTGAAGGAAGTTATTTTGGAGACCAAATGATCGGAGGGTGGATGAGTAGCCCAGATATTAGTGATGGTGGTTCCAGGAGTAAAAGGTTTAAGGTTTCTTCATCGGTTATGGTTCCTCCCAAGTTTAGTGGTCAAACTACCGAGTCTGGTTTTCCATGGTGA